TTATTCCGTCTGTCACTGAATGTGGCAACGACTCGTTTGATCCTGACCCACGGTCATGAAGGTGAAAAAGCAGCCGGTGATGTTATTGCGTCTTTCGCGAACTTCGTTGTCGGCGGAAACTACGTCATCGGTTTCATCATGTTTATGATCCTTATCGTGATCAACTTCATCGTTATCACCAAAGGTTCGGGTCGTGTGGCCGAGGTTGCTGCCCGCTTCACCTTGGATGCTATGCCAGGTAAGCAAATGTCGATTGATGCGGAGTTAAACTCTGGTCACATCACAGAAGCTGAAGCTCGTAAACGCCGCAGACAAATTGAACAAGAAGCCGACTTTTACGGCGCGATGGACGGTGCCTCGAAGTTCGTACGTGGTGATGCCATTGCCGGTATCATCATCACGATCATCAATATCTTGGGTGGTCTTGCGATTGGCGTCATGCAAAAGGGCCTGGATATCAGTACAGCTGCGAAGTATTACACGATGTTGACCATCGGTGACGGTCTACTTGCACAGATTCCAGCTCTTATCATTTCAACCGCAGCCGGTGCCATCGTAACCCGTACTTCTAATTCTGATAAAGACATGGGTGAAGAGGTTACAAGCCAACTTTTAGTAAACCCACGTGCCGTTATGATTTCTGGTGGCGTGTTGGTTCTTTTGGGCTTGGTTCCAGGTCTTCCAACAATTCCATTCTTATTCATGGGTGGTTTGCTTGCGGGTCTTTCATGGGTTCTTAGAAAATACAGAGCTGAAATGGCCGCTGAAGAACGCAAAGCAAGTGAAGCATCACTTAATGCGCCGAAAAAAGAAAACATCGAAACCATGCTTCCATTGGATATGGTTGAGTTGGAAGTTGGTTACGGCCTTATCAATATCGTTGAATCAGATCAAAGCGGTGACTTGTTAGAACGTATCGTCAGTATCCGTAAGCAATTTGCTTTGGATTTGGGTATCGTTGTTCCAAGTATTCATATCCGTGACAACTTGCAGTTGGCTCCGGGCGAATACCGTTTATTGATCAAAGGTAACCGCGTTGGTGGTGGTCTGCTTCGTCCAGAATCCTTGCTTGCCATGGATCCAGGTAACGTTGCTGAACGCATCGAAGGTATTCCGACAAAAGAACCTGCGTTTGGTTTGGATGCTCTATGGATTTCGCCTGGTCGTAAAGAAGATGCAGAGATCGCTGGTTACACAGTGGTTGATCTTCCAACAGTTATGGCGACTCATCTTACAGAGATCATTCGTACCCATGCCCATGAATTGTTGGGTCGTCAGGAAGCTTCAACTCTTATTGAGAACTTCAAAAAATCACATCCAAAAGTGGTTGAAGAGCTTATCCCAGATCTATTGCCATTGGGATCTGTGGTTCGCGTATTGCAAAGCTTGTTAAAAGAGCAAGTTTCAATCCGTAATCTATTAACGATTTTTGAAACATTGGCAGATGAAGCTCCAAGAAATAAAGATATCGAAGTTCTTACTGAACAAGTTCGTCGTGGTTTAGCTCGTGGTATCACGGCGAAGTACACTACGGATCAAGGAAACATCCCAGTGATGACTCTTCATCCGATCATCGAAGAGCTTATCGCAAACTCCCTATTGCAAACAGAGCAAGGGGTTCAACTAGTGATGGATCCAAACAGTGCCCATCGTTTGATTAACGAAATCGCGCGCACTGTGGAAAACCATCCTGAAGTTGCTAGTCAGCCGATTTTGCTGACCAGCCCAACTTCGCGCCGCCATATATATAAATTAACGTCTCGATTTATTCCGCAGTTAGTTGTGCTTTCGCATAACGAACTTACTTCAGACGCCGATGTTCAGTCAGTAGCACTTGTGGAGATGAGCCATGCAGGTTAAGAAATTTGAAGCTCGAACAATGAAAGAAGCTCTTGAAATGGTTAAGACCCAATTGGGTCCTGACGCCATCATTCTATCAGCTCGTGACAACAACAAAAGTTACGGGCTTGTAGGCGAGGGTAGCGTTGAAATCACTGCGGCAGT
This is a stretch of genomic DNA from Bdellovibrio reynosensis. It encodes these proteins:
- the flhA gene encoding flagellar biosynthesis protein FlhA, with product MDQVFQFLKRFEKYTKNTDLFIAFGMLAILAVMIIPLPPLLLDISLTFSLAISILILLVSLYTQRALDFTSFPSLLLMTTLFRLSLNVATTRLILTHGHEGEKAAGDVIASFANFVVGGNYVIGFIMFMILIVINFIVITKGSGRVAEVAARFTLDAMPGKQMSIDAELNSGHITEAEARKRRRQIEQEADFYGAMDGASKFVRGDAIAGIIITIINILGGLAIGVMQKGLDISTAAKYYTMLTIGDGLLAQIPALIISTAAGAIVTRTSNSDKDMGEEVTSQLLVNPRAVMISGGVLVLLGLVPGLPTIPFLFMGGLLAGLSWVLRKYRAEMAAEERKASEASLNAPKKENIETMLPLDMVELEVGYGLINIVESDQSGDLLERIVSIRKQFALDLGIVVPSIHIRDNLQLAPGEYRLLIKGNRVGGGLLRPESLLAMDPGNVAERIEGIPTKEPAFGLDALWISPGRKEDAEIAGYTVVDLPTVMATHLTEIIRTHAHELLGRQEASTLIENFKKSHPKVVEELIPDLLPLGSVVRVLQSLLKEQVSIRNLLTIFETLADEAPRNKDIEVLTEQVRRGLARGITAKYTTDQGNIPVMTLHPIIEELIANSLLQTEQGVQLVMDPNSAHRLINEIARTVENHPEVASQPILLTSPTSRRHIYKLTSRFIPQLVVLSHNELTSDADVQSVALVEMSHAG